A DNA window from Synchiropus splendidus isolate RoL2022-P1 chromosome 2, RoL_Sspl_1.0, whole genome shotgun sequence contains the following coding sequences:
- the LOC128754062 gene encoding stromal interaction molecule 2-like — protein sequence MWPLPPLLYLLLPAALFVAAHGAGDLQGFSFHGGTAGFDPTDPCMVVFPPCLSEADRFSLEALSSIHQMMDDDQDGGIEVEESVEFIIEDMKQQQTNKHSHLHREDQHITVEELWKGWKSSEVHNWTQDDVLRWLKDFVELPQYERNFKDFKVNGNTLPRIAANEPSFLSGHLKVQDQRDKQKLNIKALDVVLFGPPTRPPHNYMKDFLLIVSVVMGVGGCWFAQAQNKASKIHITKMMKDLESLQRAEQSLTDLQEQLERAQEEKRNVAEEKQNLEEKMRDEIMGAQEEAHRLHELRQGAVTELSRLRYAEEELVQVRGALKRAEKDMQASWNASEALQQWLQLTHEVEVEYYNVKKQSAELQLAIAKEEAERIKKKRSSVFGTLHVAHSSSLDQVDHKILEAKNALAEVTACLRERLHRWQQIERLCGFPVIRNPGLANLSAQLYSDSMALGLPRVPQPSCSCRSSIHGSMEDLMEESPIMQQIPVQPLKRSPRNLGSTICRTRRPGVITQPTATMLSADPDLLLPIRAPYPCFDEGDGFFIKTLKKQDSQERYSDTEYPTLPPQCKVFPAAVVDASSRKFYYDDSEALPDSAMTNPLSKDIEVVEPPIRKVSIDDLESSCRKLTKERSFENPMENPNPESLTEASLRKPSRDRSELPVDVEFLSRKKDRDVKAELDSSSRNICKDKNDAPLEARRLFWNEVESDLGPRKISKDMLGFSVDSSSRRLVLEELDHPFDHMSKSVTRELMATDVSSRRLDTSVRAMEKMSDSERTTSKKISIDEREYYSNAAALRKPTRDPFERLVDISPAPEHEDEFCLEPTASRRVQREDLEMPFASQRRRMPRVPRESIDSSIDTPTGKICWDKVDVPIDIPKHSGVREKMSVTESISPLVATGQPDLTATSQQPWVTSADTFAVGPLSKLVYDGILEKSCNTVAIPTASTTTIPQMPEPPQPPAQVVPQSTATTAESEERNKDKEKSKKSMKLKNLFKKKNEPTPEKIQSGLQKL from the exons ATGTGGCCTCTGCCTCCGCTGCTGTACCTGCTGCTCCCTGCTGCTCTCTTCGTGGCCGCGCATGGGGCCGGAGACCTGCAGGGCTTCAGCTTCCATGGGGGGACTGCAGGGTTCGACCCCACTG ACCCCTGCATGGTGGTGTTTCCACCATGCTTGAGTGAAGCCGATCGCTTCAGCCTGGAGGCTCTGAGCAGCATCCACCAGATGATGGACGATGACCAGGATGGAGGGATCGAGGTGGAGGAGAGTGTGGAG TTTATCATTGAAgacatgaagcagcagcaaaCCAACAAACACAGTCACTTGCACAGAGAAGACCAGCACATCACGGTGGAAGAGCTCTGGAAAGGCTGGAAGTCGTCCGAAG TTCACAACTGGACGCAAGACGATGTGCTGCGCTGGCTGAAGGACTTTGTTGAGCTGCCCCAGTATGAGAGGAACTTTAAAGACTTTAAGGTCAATGGAAACACTCTGCCCAG GATTGCAGCCAACGAGCCCTCATTTCTTAGTGGACACCTGAAGGTTCAGGATCAGAGAGACAAGCAGAAGCTTAACATCAAAGCTCTGGACGTGGTGCTCTTCGGTCCCCCGACAC GGCCTCCACACAACTATATGAAAGACTTCCTGCTCATTGTATCAGTGGTGATGGGAGTCGGTGGCTGCTGGTTTGCCCAAGCCCAAAACAAAGCCAGCAAGATTCACATAACCAAAATGATGAAAGACCTGGAGAGCCTTCAGAGGGCAGAGCAGAGCCTCACTGACCTGCAAGAGCA GTTGGAGAGAGCGCAGGAAGAGAAACGCAATGTTGCGGAAGAGAAGCAAAatttggaggagaaaatgcgCGATGAGATCATGGGTGCTCAAGAGGAAGCCCATCGTCTGCACGAGCTCCGACAGGGGGCGGTCACAGAGCTCAGTCGCCTCAGATATGCAGAGGAAGAGTTGGTCCAG GTGCGTGGCGCACTGAAGCGGGCAGAAAAGGACATGCAGGCTAGCTGGAATGCATCAGAAGCCCTCCAGCAGTGGCTGCAATTGACTCATGAAGTAGAAGTCGAATATTACAATGTAAAGAAGCAGAGCGCCGAATTGCAGCTGGCCATTGCGAAAGAAGAG GCAGAAAGAATCAAGAAGAAAAGGAGCTCAGTTTTTGGGACACTTCACGTGGCCCACAGCTCCTCTCTGGACCAGGTTGACCACAAGATCCTGGAAGCCAA GAATGCTCTTGCTGAAGTAACAGCTTGTCTACGGGAGCGCCTGCATCGCTGGCAGCAGATAGAGCGACTCTGTGGATTCCCCGTGATCAGGAACCCAGGCCTCGCCAACCTATCTGCTCAGCTCTACTCTGACTCAATGGCACTGGGGTTGCCCCGAGTGCCCCAGCCCTCTTGTTCTTGTCGCAGCTCAATCCATGGATCTATGGAGGACCTGATGGAAGAATCCCCAATAATGCAACAAATTCCAG TTCAACCACTCAAGCGTTCCCCTCGCAACCTTGGTTCCACCATCTGCCGCACCCGGCGACCGGGGGTCATCACTCAGCCAACTGCCACGATGCTCTCCGCCGACCCCGACCTGCTCCTTCCTATTAGAGCGCCGTATCCATGCTTTGATGAAGGTGACGGTTTCTTCATCAAAACCCTGAAGAAACA GGACTCACAGGAAAGGTACTCAGACACAGAATATCCCACTTTACCCCCGCAGTGTAAAGTGTTCCCAGCTGCTGTTGTGGATGCCTCGTCCCGAAAGTTCTACTATGATGATTCGGAGGCGCTTCCTGACAGTGCCATGACAAATCCTTTGAGCAAAGACATAGAAGTTGTTGAACCTCCAATTCGCAAAGTGTCAATCGACGACCTTGAATCGTCCTGCAGGAAACTGACAAAAGAGAGATCTTTTGAGAATCCGATGGAAAATCCGAACCCAGAATCCCTGACCGAGGCTTCGTTGAGAAAGCCATCCAGAGACAGGAGTGAACTACCTGTGGATGTGGAGTTCCTCTCCAGGAAAAAAGACAGGGACGTAAAAGCTGAGTTAGATAGCTCTTCAAGGAATATCTGTAAGGATAAAAATGATGCGCCACTGGAGGCCAGAAGACTATTTTGGAATGAGGTGGAATCTGATCTTGGCCCGAGGAAGATATCAAAGGATATGCTGGGCTTCTCAGTGGACAGCAGTTCCAGAAGACTGGTCCTGGAGGAGTTGGATCACCCCTTCGACCACATGTCCAAGAGTGTGACTAGAGAACTGATGGCCACAGATGTGAGCTCCAGAAGATTGGATACCTCTGTTCGGGCCATGGAGAAAATGAGTGACAGTGAAAGGACAACATCAAAGAAGATATCCATCGACGAGCGCGAGTACTACTCCAATGCAGCTGCTTTACGGAAGCCTACGAGAGATCCATTTGAGAGACTTGTAGACATTTCACCCGCCCCAGAGCACGAAGATGAGTTTTGTTTGGAACCTACGGCAAGTAGAAGGGTACAAAGAGAAGACCTTGAAATGCCTTTTGCTTCTCAAAGAAGGCGAATGCCTCGGGTACCCAGAGAAAGCATAGACAGCTCGATCGACACACCGACAGGAAAGATCTGCTGGGATAAAGTTGACGTTCCCATTGACATCCCAAAGCATTCTGGAGTGAGGGAGAAGATGAGTGTCACCGAGTCGATCTCCCCTCTTGTAGCAACTGGCCAGCCAGACCTCACAGCGACCTCCCAACAGCCATGGGTGACCTCCGCTGACACGTTTGCTGTTGGCCCTTTGAGCAAACTTGTGTACGATGGGATTTTGGAAAAATCTTGCAATACCGTCGCTATACCAACAGCGTCAACAACCACCATCCCACAGATGCCGGAGCCTCCACAACCACCCGCACAAGTCGTCCCTCAATCGACAGCGACCACAGCTGAATCAGAGGAACGAAACAAGGATAAAGAGAAAAGCAAGAAGTCCATGAAACTCAAGAATctcttcaaaaagaaaaatgaaccaACACCAGAGAAAATTCAGAGCGGCCTCCAGAAACTCTGA
- the LOC128753813 gene encoding recombining binding protein suppressor of hairless-like, with protein MAPVVTGKFADRPQHQRLTREAMRNYLKEKDDQTVLILHAKVAQKSYGNEKRFFCPPPCVYLMGSGWQKKLEKMEKEGGTEQEVQPCAFIGIGNSEQEMQQLNLEGKHFCTAKTLFISDSDKRKHFMLSVKMQYGSGANIGMFLSKRIKVISKPSKKKQSLKNAELCIASGTKIALFNRLRSQTVSTRYLHVEGGNFHASSQQWGAFYIHLLDDEESEGEEFAVRDGYIHYGQTVKLVCSVTGMALPRLVIRKVDKQTALLDADDPVSQLHKCAFYLKDTERMYLCLAQERIIQFQATPCSKEANKDIINDGASWTIISTEKAEYTFYEGMGPVLSAVTPVPVVETLQLNGGGDVAMLELTGQNFTPNLRVWFGDVEADTMYRCGESVLCVVPDISAFREGWRWVRQPVQVPVTLVRNDGIIYSTALTFTYTPEPGPRPHCSIADAILRTQSTSSSSPVSSSSPSSSSSFGGLAEGHSSYNSFDSGLSSGSSTMSLLS; from the exons ATGGCGCCTGTTGTTACGGG aAAGTTTGCTGACAGACCACAGCATCAGCGGTTAACCAG ggAGGCCATGAGGAATTACTTAAAGGAGAAAGATGACCAGACAGTGCTCATTCTTCACGCCAAGGTTGCACAAAAGTCGTACGGAAATGAAAAAAG GTTCTTCTGTCCTCCACCCTGCGTGTATTTGATGGGCAGCGGCTGGCAGAAGAAGTTGGAGAAAATGGAGAAGGAGGGCGGCACGGAGCAAGAGGTGCAGCCTTGTGCTTTCATTGGGATTGGCAACAGTGAGCAAGAGATGCAGCAGCTCAATCTGGAGGGAAAA CACTTCTGCACAGCGAAGACGCTGTTTATCAGCGACTCTGATAAAAGGAAGCATTTCATGCTGTCTGTCAAGATGCAGTACGGAAGCGGCGCTAACATCGGCATGTTTCTGAGCAAGAGAATCAAAGTCATCTCCAAACCCTCCAAGAAGAAACAGTCCTTAAAAAATGCAGAAT TGTGCATAGCGTCGGGAACAAAGATCGCTTTATTTAACCGCCTGCGCTCCCAGACGGTGAGCACCAGGTATCTCCACGTGGAGGGCGGCAACTTTCATGCCAGCTCCCAGCAGTGGGGGGCCTTCTACATTCACCTGC TGGATGACGAAGAGTCGGAGGGCGAGGAGTTTGCAGTGAGAGATGGCTACATTCACTACGGACAGACGGTCAAACTGGTCTGCTCTGTGACTGGGATGGCTCTTCCCAGACTG gtAATTCGCAAAGTGGACAAGCAAACGGCTTTGTTAGACGCGGATGATCCGGTGTCGCAGCTTCACAAGTGTGCCTTCTACCTGAAAGACACAGAACGAATGTACCTCTGTCTGGCACAGGAGAGAATCATTCAGTTCCAG GCCACACCGTGCTCAAAAGAAGCAAACAAGGACATCATCAATGACGGAGCTTCCTGGACCATCATCAGCACGGAGAAGGCTGAATATACCTTTTATGAGGGAATGGGTCCGGTCCTCTCCGCGGTCACTCCGGTGCCCGTGGTGGAGACTTTACAG TTAAATGGTGGAGGAGATGTCGCCATGTTGGAGCTGACGGGGCAGAATTTCACTCCAAACCTCCGAGTCTGGTTCGGCGACGTTGAGGCTGACACGATGTACAG ATGTGGCGAGAGCGTCCTCTGTGTGGTACCAGACATTTCGGCCTTCAGGGAGGGCTGGCGGTGGGTGAGACAGCCGGTGCAGGTTCCCGTCACTCTCGTCCGGAATGATGGGATCATCTACTCCACTGCTCTGACCTTCACCTACACCCCTGAACCCGGCCCGCGACCTCACTGCAGCATCGCCGATGCCATTTTGAGGACACAAAGCACCTCCTCTTCATCGCCtgtctcatcttcctcaccctcCTCGTCCTCGTCGTTTGGGGGACTTGCAGAGGGCCACAGCTCCTACAAcagttttgactctgggctgtcGTCAGGGTCGTCCACCATGTCTTTGCTGTCGTAG
- the LOC128753812 gene encoding heparan-alpha-glucosaminide N-acetyltransferase-like isoform X1 gives MSKHGNIAGSNDDTSTVSAKATQACNTMTSPGRYELLFLSVAVLFVSVCVAPLTAERSASGYRRQIPKMDEAFLRVHNELSSNVVVYWMSNRCYQCLYQQLGVVPQAPTPGQQSSQDFIVDTQHEITLSVNSTSEDQVFCTVPFHFGELGNYSLWVKSLQSPTVNCTIVTEAVPVNSFIPLLVAFLIFAGLVLFSAISRMIIRLDFVKGILVKIGGTMETERLINSELGSSGRGVPPATDTILPPPPSPSKRLRSLDTFRGISLVLMVFVNYGGGRYWFFRHASWNGLTVADLVFPWFVFIMGTSIALSINSQLRTGVTRCSVLKKVLWRSMQLFVIGVFIINPNYCLGPLSWDNLRIPGVLQRLAWSYLVVACLDLLVARGHLDIMTVDAWWSPFLDILFYWPAWLFVLLLEVLWLCLTFLLPVPDCPVGYLGPGGIGDMGLYPNCTGGAAAFIDRWLLGESHIYQSPSSRVIYHTRMPYDPEGVLGSINSIVMGFLGLQAGKIILHYRDLHNSVMTRFLIWGLFLGVISAVLTNCSTDEGIIPVNKNLWSLSYVTTLGCFAFVLLALVYYVVDVIRWWSGAPFVYPGMNSILVYVGHEVFEDYFPFRWRMVNTQSHAEHLAQNLIATSVWVFVSYVLYKKKIFWKI, from the exons ATGTCAAAACATGGGAACATAGCGGGAAGCAACGACGATACATCGACTGTCTCAGCAAAGGCAACACAAGCGTGCAATACAATGACGTCCCCTGGACGATATGAGCTGCTTTTTCTGTCAGTTGCCGTTTTATTCGTGTCGGTGTGTGTGGCACCGTTGACTGCAGAGAGGTCCGCCT CTGGCTACCGTCGCCAAATACCAAAGATGGACGAGGCTTTTTTGAGGGTTCACAATGAACTCAGTAGCAACGTGGTGGTATATTGGATGTCCAACCGCTGTTACCAG TGCTTGTACCAGCAGTTAGGGGTGGTACCTCAGGCTCCCACTCCTGGCCAGCAGAGCTCACAAGACTTCATTGTTGACACGCAGCATGAGATTACTCTGAGCGTCAACAGTACTTCTGAAGACCAAGTCTTTTGCAC AGTTCCGTTCCACTTTGGCGAGTTGGGAAACTATTCACTCTGGGTGAAGAGTTTACAGTCGCCGACAGTCAACTGCACCATAGTCACTGAAGCTGTCCCTGTTAACAGTTTCATAC CTCTTTTGGTGGCTTTCCTAATATTTGCtggtcttgtgttgttttctgccATTTCAAGAATGATCATTAG ATTAGATTTTGTAAAAGGCATCCTTGTAAAAATCGGCGGCACTATGGAGACGGAGAGGCTTATAAACTCT GAATTGGGCTCCTCTGGGAGAGGGGTCCCACCCGCAACTGACACAATCCTCCCACCTCCACCGAGCCCAAGCAAAAGGCTACGATCTCTGGATACATTCAGAGG aatctCCTTAGTTCTTATGGTGTTTGTCAACTATGGCGGTGGACGATATTGGTTTTTCAGACATGCGAGTTGGAATG GCCTGACAGTTGCAGACTTGGTTTTCCCTTG GTTTGTCTTCATCATGGGGACGTCCATCGCACTTTCCATCAACTCCCAGCTGCGGACAGGTGTGACCCGCTGCTCTGTGCTTAAAAAGGTTCTTTGGAGAAGCATGCAGCTCTTTGTTATTGGCGTCTTCATCATAAATCCAAACTACTGCCTGGGACCAT TGTCTTGGGACAACCTGCGTATCCCGGGCGTCCTACAGCGCTTGGCGTGGTCCTACCTGGTGGTGGCCTGTTTGGATCTGTTGGTGGCCCGAGGCCACCTTGACATCATGACGGTG GATGCATGGTGGTCGCCCTTCCttgatattttgttttactGGCCCGCTTGGCTGTTcgtcctccttctggaggtcctCTGGCTCTGTCTCACTTTTCTTCTTCCAGTGCCAGACTGTCCTGT TGGTTATCTTGGACCAGGTGGAATTGGGGACATGGGCCTGTACCCTAATTGCACTGGTGGTGCGGCTGCTTTTATCGACCGATGGCTTCTTGGAGAGAGTCACATTTACCAGTCACCATCGTCCAGG GTCATTTACCATACTCGAATGCCGTATGATCCCGAGGGAGTTCTGGGAAGCATTAACTCAATTGTCATGGGGTTTCTTGGATTGCAG GCTGGAAAAATCATTCTGCACTATCGGGACCTTCATAACAGTGTTATGACCAGGTTCCTCATATGGGGTTTGTTTTTG GGAGTGATATCAGCGGTTCTCACCAACTGTTCCACAGACGAAGGCATCATTCCTGTCAACAAGAATCTCTG GTCTCTGTCCTATGTGACAACTCTTGGCTGCTTTGCCTTCGTGCTGCTAGCTTTGGTCTATTATGTGGTCGATGTAATACGATGGTGGTCAGGAGCTCCCTTCGTGTATCCTG GCATGAACTCCATCCTCGTCTATGTTGGACATGAAGTGTTCGAGGACTACTTCCCTTTTCGCTGGCGCATGGTCAACACGCAGTCCCATGCTGAGCATCTTGCTCAGAATCTTATCGCAACTTCTGTTTGGGTCTTTGTCTCGTATGTGCTTTACAAGAAGAAGATTTTTTGGAAGATTTAG
- the LOC128753812 gene encoding heparan-alpha-glucosaminide N-acetyltransferase-like isoform X2 — MDEAFLRVHNELSSNVVVYWMSNRCYQCLYQQLGVVPQAPTPGQQSSQDFIVDTQHEITLSVNSTSEDQVFCTVPFHFGELGNYSLWVKSLQSPTVNCTIVTEAVPVNSFIPLLVAFLIFAGLVLFSAISRMIIRLDFVKGILVKIGGTMETERLINSELGSSGRGVPPATDTILPPPPSPSKRLRSLDTFRGISLVLMVFVNYGGGRYWFFRHASWNGLTVADLVFPWFVFIMGTSIALSINSQLRTGVTRCSVLKKVLWRSMQLFVIGVFIINPNYCLGPLSWDNLRIPGVLQRLAWSYLVVACLDLLVARGHLDIMTVDAWWSPFLDILFYWPAWLFVLLLEVLWLCLTFLLPVPDCPVGYLGPGGIGDMGLYPNCTGGAAAFIDRWLLGESHIYQSPSSRVIYHTRMPYDPEGVLGSINSIVMGFLGLQAGKIILHYRDLHNSVMTRFLIWGLFLGVISAVLTNCSTDEGIIPVNKNLWSLSYVTTLGCFAFVLLALVYYVVDVIRWWSGAPFVYPGMNSILVYVGHEVFEDYFPFRWRMVNTQSHAEHLAQNLIATSVWVFVSYVLYKKKIFWKI, encoded by the exons ATGGACGAGGCTTTTTTGAGGGTTCACAATGAACTCAGTAGCAACGTGGTGGTATATTGGATGTCCAACCGCTGTTACCAG TGCTTGTACCAGCAGTTAGGGGTGGTACCTCAGGCTCCCACTCCTGGCCAGCAGAGCTCACAAGACTTCATTGTTGACACGCAGCATGAGATTACTCTGAGCGTCAACAGTACTTCTGAAGACCAAGTCTTTTGCAC AGTTCCGTTCCACTTTGGCGAGTTGGGAAACTATTCACTCTGGGTGAAGAGTTTACAGTCGCCGACAGTCAACTGCACCATAGTCACTGAAGCTGTCCCTGTTAACAGTTTCATAC CTCTTTTGGTGGCTTTCCTAATATTTGCtggtcttgtgttgttttctgccATTTCAAGAATGATCATTAG ATTAGATTTTGTAAAAGGCATCCTTGTAAAAATCGGCGGCACTATGGAGACGGAGAGGCTTATAAACTCT GAATTGGGCTCCTCTGGGAGAGGGGTCCCACCCGCAACTGACACAATCCTCCCACCTCCACCGAGCCCAAGCAAAAGGCTACGATCTCTGGATACATTCAGAGG aatctCCTTAGTTCTTATGGTGTTTGTCAACTATGGCGGTGGACGATATTGGTTTTTCAGACATGCGAGTTGGAATG GCCTGACAGTTGCAGACTTGGTTTTCCCTTG GTTTGTCTTCATCATGGGGACGTCCATCGCACTTTCCATCAACTCCCAGCTGCGGACAGGTGTGACCCGCTGCTCTGTGCTTAAAAAGGTTCTTTGGAGAAGCATGCAGCTCTTTGTTATTGGCGTCTTCATCATAAATCCAAACTACTGCCTGGGACCAT TGTCTTGGGACAACCTGCGTATCCCGGGCGTCCTACAGCGCTTGGCGTGGTCCTACCTGGTGGTGGCCTGTTTGGATCTGTTGGTGGCCCGAGGCCACCTTGACATCATGACGGTG GATGCATGGTGGTCGCCCTTCCttgatattttgttttactGGCCCGCTTGGCTGTTcgtcctccttctggaggtcctCTGGCTCTGTCTCACTTTTCTTCTTCCAGTGCCAGACTGTCCTGT TGGTTATCTTGGACCAGGTGGAATTGGGGACATGGGCCTGTACCCTAATTGCACTGGTGGTGCGGCTGCTTTTATCGACCGATGGCTTCTTGGAGAGAGTCACATTTACCAGTCACCATCGTCCAGG GTCATTTACCATACTCGAATGCCGTATGATCCCGAGGGAGTTCTGGGAAGCATTAACTCAATTGTCATGGGGTTTCTTGGATTGCAG GCTGGAAAAATCATTCTGCACTATCGGGACCTTCATAACAGTGTTATGACCAGGTTCCTCATATGGGGTTTGTTTTTG GGAGTGATATCAGCGGTTCTCACCAACTGTTCCACAGACGAAGGCATCATTCCTGTCAACAAGAATCTCTG GTCTCTGTCCTATGTGACAACTCTTGGCTGCTTTGCCTTCGTGCTGCTAGCTTTGGTCTATTATGTGGTCGATGTAATACGATGGTGGTCAGGAGCTCCCTTCGTGTATCCTG GCATGAACTCCATCCTCGTCTATGTTGGACATGAAGTGTTCGAGGACTACTTCCCTTTTCGCTGGCGCATGGTCAACACGCAGTCCCATGCTGAGCATCTTGCTCAGAATCTTATCGCAACTTCTGTTTGGGTCTTTGTCTCGTATGTGCTTTACAAGAAGAAGATTTTTTGGAAGATTTAG
- the LOC128753815 gene encoding dynactin subunit 6-like, which yields MADKQNAQKSVKIATGAVVCVESEIKGDVTIGPRTVVHPKARIIAEAGPIIIGEGNLIEEQAVIINSHPENINPDSEVEPKTMTIGVNNVFEVGCVSQALKIGDNNVIESKADVGRNVILTSGCIIGAFCQVNTCEVIPENTVIYGSGCMRRVQTERPQPQTLQLDFLMKILPNYHHLKKTVKASHNAS from the exons ATGGCGGATAAACAAAACGCCCAGAAAAG CGTCAAAATAGCCACCGgagctgttgtttgtgttgaaagTGAAATCAAAGGGGATGTCACAATAG GTCCGCGGACTGTGGTTCACCCGAAAGCTCGGATCATCGCCGAAGCAGGACCTATTATTATTGGGGAAGGGAACCTTATAGAAGAGCAAGCGGTCATCATTAACAG TCATCCAGAGAACATCAATCCCGATTCAGAAGTAGAGCCAAAGACCATGACCATCGGTGTCAACAATGTTTTCGAAGTTGGCTGTG TATCACAGGCTCTGAAAATCGGAGACAATAATGTGATAGAATCAAAAG CCGACGTCGGTAGAAACGTAATCCTGACCAGTGGCTGCATCATCGGGGCCTTCTGTCAAGTGAACACTTGTGAAGTCATACCTGAAAACACGGTCATCTACGGCTCTGGGTGCATGAGGCGGGTCCAGACTGAGCGACCACAG CCTCAAACTCTGCAGCTTGACTTTCTGATGAAGATATTGCCCAACTACCACCATCTAAAGAAAACGGTTAAAGCCAGCCATAATGCTAGTTAG
- the gtf2e2 gene encoding transcription initiation factor IIE subunit beta isoform X2 produces the protein MDPALLRERELFKKRALSNPVVEKRQATSDPGSHKKKKPKVEKESSSSSKHTSESSNGNFNIKTSSGYKFGCLAKIVNYMKTRHQNGDTHFLTLEEILDETKLLDIGMKQKQWLMSEALVNNPKIDVRDGTYGFKPKYNLKDKKALLRLLDKHDQLGLGGVLLEDVEEGLPNSAKAIKALGDQIIFVTRPDKKKILFYNDKHCQFAVDEEFQKLWRSVPVDSMDEEKIEEYLKKQGISSMQESGPKKVIPVKKRKKQSGQRKTHFKTHNRHLSEVLEDYSDGVPIKK, from the exons ATGGATCCAGCTTTACTGAGAGAACGGGAGCTCTTCAAGAAAAGGGCGCTTTCCAACCCTGTTGTCGAAAAGAGACAGGCCACCTCAGACCCTGGGTcgcacaagaagaagaagcccaaAGTTGAGAAGGAGAGCTCCTCCAGTTCAAAGCACACTTCTG AGTCCAGTAATGGCAATTTCAACATTAAGACAAGCTCTGGCTATAAGTTTGGCTGCCTGGCCAAGATTGTAAACTACATGAAG ACAAGACATCAGAATGGTGACACCCACTTCCTGACCCTTGAGGAGATCCTGGATGAGACCAAACTACTTGATATCGGCATGAAACAGaagcagtggctgatgtctgAG GCTCTTGTTAACAACCCAAAAATTGATGTCCGCGATGGCACATATGGCTTCAAACCCAAGTACAACCTGAAAGACAAGAAAGCACTACTGAGGCTGCTGGACAAACATGACCAGCTGGGCCTGGGAGGAGTTTTACTGGAGGATGTGGAGGAAGGTCTGCCCAACTCTGCCAAGGCCATTAAG GCTTTGGGAGATCAAATCATATTTGTGACCAGACCAGATAAGAAGAAGATCCTGTTCTACAATGACAAGCACTGCCAGTTTGCGGTGGATGAAG AGTTTCAGAAGCTATGGAGGAGCGTCCCTGTGGATTCCATGGATGAAGAGAAGATTGAGGAGTATTTGAAGAAACAAGGAATCTCATCCATGCAGGAGTCAGGACCTAAGAAAGTG ATACCAGttaagaagagaaagaagcaaAGTGGACAGAGGAAGACACACTTCAAGACTCACAATCGTCATTTGTCAGAAGTTCTTGAAGACTATTCAGATGGTGTTCCAATTAAGAAGTGA
- the smim18 gene encoding small integral membrane protein 18 has translation MMARHLNGFNSSVPPQGLEAVALSQISFQVQEVYPFHDGWNLACFIVLLLFILTVVSLAALAVLYELLDCGCCAKGKTQYQLQEDGLGSCSKSMAGLCKEPDSQSEIV, from the coding sequence ATGATGGCCAGGCACTTGAATGGTTTCAATTCAAGTGTGCCGCCGCAAGGACTGGAGGCCGTCGCTCTCTCTCAAATCTCTTTTCAAGTCCAGGAGGTGTACCCCTTCCACGATGGCTGGAACCTGGCTTGCTTCATCGTCCTCttgctcttcatcctcaccgTTGTGTCACTGGCTGCCCTGGCTGTGCTGTACGAGCTATTGGACTGTGGCTGCTGTGCTAAAGGAAAGACGCAGTACCAGCTCCAGGAGGACGGGCTTGGAAGCTGCAGCAAATCCATGGCTGGCCTTTGCAAAGAACCAGACTCTCAATCTGAGATAGTTTAA